AAAGCGCTGGTTAAAAAGCGGTGTCTTTGGCTGGACACCGCTTTTGGCTAATTCTCCTTGTTCTCTTTGATTTTGGCAACCTGCCATCTCTGGGGGTACTTCACTGCAGGAATGACCACTTCCTGTTTTTGTTCTATCTGGGGGTAAATCGAAAAGGAATTTAGGTTATCGATAATGCCTCCGGTGAAGGTCAGTCCTTTTTCCAAAGTGTTGGCATCGCCGATGGCTTCAATCACAATGGGGTAATAAAGTCTTTCCCCGTCAACAGTGTTGTAAAAGGAATAAGCATCTTCCACCTGGGCAATGGAAGTAGTGGCTATGATCCGGTGGCCATTGATCGCGATTGCTTCGGCGCCGGAAGCCCATAATTCATTGACTAAGTCAACCAAGTCCACGGCCAAAACAGCTGATTCCCCGGAGATAGTTAACGTAATGCCTGGGCCCTTGGCCGGCAGTAAGCCGTTAATCAACCGCAGTTTATCCAGATCTTTTTGTACGTTGGCGAAGGTACTCTTGCCCAGGTTAGACTGCTCCATAAGTTCTCTGTACTGTCCGTTTAAAAGCTGGATCTCTTGTTCCAGCTTAGCGCGTTTGTCGTTCAGGTTTTTCCACATG
This region of Zhaonella formicivorans genomic DNA includes:
- a CDS encoding DUF881 domain-containing protein: MNKLKNWQIAVTLVLFVLGIFLSVQFRTQQTLLDSLESMKEEDLVAMWKNLNDKRAKLEQEIQLLNGQYRELMEQSNLGKSTFANVQKDLDKLRLINGLLPAKGPGITLTISGESAVLAVDLVDLVNELWASGAEAIAINGHRIIATTSIAQVEDAYSFYNTVDGERLYYPIVIEAIGDANTLEKGLTFTGGIIDNLNSFSIYPQIEQKQEVVIPAVKYPQRWQVAKIKENKEN